Proteins encoded by one window of Megachile rotundata isolate GNS110a chromosome 10, iyMegRotu1, whole genome shotgun sequence:
- the LOC143265262 gene encoding uncharacterized protein LOC143265262 — protein sequence MLSPIHNAGIRIATGAFRTSPIAALLAEANVPPLEIRRKQLSLTYAVSKLATPSNPIHDLLIAGKYTHNPYTKRKYPKSLHLRLKECLQNIQMKIPLVFPREQFAIPPWTIKLPRIIDKFLQVSKNTDRSILQTLYLELTSDYPSHKQIFTDGSKSKEGTGCAVCTYDNKLLLKCYIRYSKPGNQQRHNSEDY from the exons ATGTTGTCGCCTATCCATAATGCGGGAATCAGAATTGCAACTGGAGCATTCAGGACCAGCCCAATTGCAGCTTTACTAGCTGAAGCTAATGTGCCGCCACTTGAAATTAGAAGGAAACAGCTGAGTCTAACTTATGCTGTATCTAAACTTGCGACACCGTCAAACCCTATTCATGACTTATTAATAGCTGGAAAGTATACACACAATCCTTATACAAAACGCAAGTATCCGAAATCACTACACCTCCGATTAAAGGAGTGTCTACAGAACATACAAATGAAAATTCCTTTAGTGTTTCCAAGGGAACAATTTGCGATTCCGCCATGGACAATAAAATTACCTCGTATAATTGATAAATTCCTACAAGTTTCTAAAAATACAGATCGAAGTATTCTCCAAACCTTATATCTGGAACTAACAAGTGATTATCCAAGTCACAAACAAATATTTACAGATGGTTCTAAATCGAAAGAAGGAACTGGATGTGCAGTATGCACTTATGATAACAAACTCCTACTCAAG TGTTATATCCGCTATTCAAAGCCTGGAAACCAACAACGCCATAATTCAGaagattattga